A stretch of Oryza brachyantha chromosome 4, ObraRS2, whole genome shotgun sequence DNA encodes these proteins:
- the LOC102701720 gene encoding ORM1-like protein 3, with protein sequence MAKLYVQAVQPADLNKNTEWFMYPGVWTTYILILFFSWLLVLSVFGCTPGMAWTLVNLAHFAITYHFFHWKKGTPFADDQGMYNRLTWWEQMDNGKQLTRNRKFLTVVPLVLYLIASHTTDYQHPMLFLNTVAVVVLVVAKLPNMHKVRIFGINAGN encoded by the exons ATGGCGAAGCTGTACGTGCAGGCGGTGCAGCCGGCGGATCTGAACAAGAACACGGAGTGGTTCATGTACCCCGGGGTGTGGACGACCTACATCCtcatcctcttcttctcctggCTGCTCGTCCTCTCCGTTTTCGGCTGCACCCCAGGCATGGCCTGGACGCTCGTCAACCTCGCCCACTTCGCG ATCACATACCACTTTTTTCACTGGAAGAAGGGAACTCCCTTTGCAGATGACCAGGGGATGTATAATAGATTGACTTGGTGGGAGCAAATGGACAATGGGAAGCAGCTTACTCGCAACAGAAAATTTCTGACCGTGGTTCCTCTGGTCCT ATACTTGATAGCCTCGCATACAACAGATTATCAACATCCCATGCTCTTCCTTAACACTGTTGCAGTCGTCGTGCTGGttgttgcaaaactaccgaacATGCACAAGGTCCGGATCTTTGGAATCAATGCCGGCAACTAG
- the LOC102714011 gene encoding dof zinc finger protein 1-like isoform X3 yields MEEMLMAANAGAGANPNPPAPAPSSATGGALRGGGGGAAAVAGGTGAGSTERRARPQKEKALNCPRCNSTNTKFCYYNNYSLQQPRYFCKTCRRYWTEGGSLRNVPVGGGSRKNKRSSSSSSAAASTANSVVTSASSMASTAGPAGAASKNPKLVHEGAQDLNLAFPHHGGLQAPPEFPAFPSLESSSVCNPGGAMASNGRSSGAVGALSAMELLRSTGCYMPLQVPMQMPPDYATPGFALGEFRAPPPPPPQSSQNVLGFSLDAHGSVGGPSPAGFDSSSGLQGVPESTGRLLFPFEDLKPTVNSGGGGGASGGGDGGHQFDQGKEQTGGGGPGGHDTPGFWNGMIGGGGGGTSW; encoded by the coding sequence ATGGAGGAGATGCTGATGGCGGCGaacgcgggcgcgggcgcgaacCCGaatccgccggcgccggcgccgtcgtcggcaaCTGGGGGAGCACTgcggggtggcggcggtggcgcagcgGCAGTGGCAGGTGGCACGGGAGCGGGTAGCAcggagcggcgggcgcggccgcAGAAGGAGAAGGCGCTCAACTGCCCGCGGTGCAACTCGACGAACACCAAGTTCTGCTACTACAACAATTACAGCCTCCAGCAGCCGCGCTACTTCTGCAAGACGTGCCGGCGCTACTGGACGGAGGGCGGCTCGCTCCGCAACGtccccgtcggcggcggctcccGCAAGAACAagcgctcgtcgtcgtcgtcgtccgcggCCGCCTCCACGGCGAATTCCGTCGTCACGAGCGCGTCGTCCATGGCCAGCACGGCCGGACCCGCGGGTGCAGCGTCCAAGAACCCGAAGCTGGTGCACGAGGGCGCGCAGGACTTGAACCTGGCGTTCCCGCACCATGGAGGGCTGCAGGCGCCGCCGGAGTTCCCCGCGTTCCCGAGCCTTGAGAGCAGCAGCGTCTGCAACCCCGGTGGCGCAATGGCGAGCAACGGCCGGTCCAGCGGCGCGGTGGGCGCGCTCTCTGCGATGGAGCTGCTCCGGAGCACCGGCTGCTATATGCCGCTGCAGGTGCCGATGCAGATGCCCCCGGACTACGCCACGCCGGGGTTCGCACTCGGTGAGTTtcgcgctccgccgccgccgccgccacagtCGTCCCAGAACGTGCTTGGGTTCTCGTTGGACGCTCACGGCTCGGTGGGCGGGCCTTCCCCGGCGGGGTTCGACTCCAGCTCCGGGTTGCAGGGCGTGCCGGAGAGCACGGGCCGGTTGCTGTTCCCGTTCGAGGACTTGAAGCCGACGGTTAACtctggtggcggtggaggcgcaAGCGgtggcggagacggcggccatCAGTTCGATCAAGGCAAGGAGCagaccggtggcggcggcccaggTGGGCATGACACGCCGGGGTTCTGGAACGGCatgatcggcggcggcggcggcggcacttCTTGGTAA
- the LOC102714011 gene encoding dof zinc finger protein 1-like isoform X1, which produces MDAAHWHQIYDSVSSSARVLSPSSIGFEGIGLVKPMEEMLMAANAGAGANPNPPAPAPSSATGGALRGGGGGAAAVAGGTGAGSTERRARPQKEKALNCPRCNSTNTKFCYYNNYSLQQPRYFCKTCRRYWTEGGSLRNVPVGGGSRKNKRSSSSSSAAASTANSVVTSASSMASTAGPAGAASKNPKLVHEGAQDLNLAFPHHGGLQAPPEFPAFPSLESSSVCNPGGAMASNGRSSGAVGALSAMELLRSTGCYMPLQVPMQMPPDYATPGFALGEFRAPPPPPPQSSQNVLGFSLDAHGSVGGPSPAGFDSSSGLQGVPESTGRLLFPFEDLKPTVNSGGGGGASGGGDGGHQFDQGKEQTGGGGPGGHDTPGFWNGMIGGGGGGTSW; this is translated from the exons ATGGATGCGGCCCATTGGCACCAG ATCTATGATTCAGTATCATCATCAGCACGagttctctctccttcttccATAGGCTTTGAG GGGATAGGGCTGGTGAAGCCCATGGAGGAGATGCTGATGGCGGCGaacgcgggcgcgggcgcgaacCCGaatccgccggcgccggcgccgtcgtcggcaaCTGGGGGAGCACTgcggggtggcggcggtggcgcagcgGCAGTGGCAGGTGGCACGGGAGCGGGTAGCAcggagcggcgggcgcggccgcAGAAGGAGAAGGCGCTCAACTGCCCGCGGTGCAACTCGACGAACACCAAGTTCTGCTACTACAACAATTACAGCCTCCAGCAGCCGCGCTACTTCTGCAAGACGTGCCGGCGCTACTGGACGGAGGGCGGCTCGCTCCGCAACGtccccgtcggcggcggctcccGCAAGAACAagcgctcgtcgtcgtcgtcgtccgcggCCGCCTCCACGGCGAATTCCGTCGTCACGAGCGCGTCGTCCATGGCCAGCACGGCCGGACCCGCGGGTGCAGCGTCCAAGAACCCGAAGCTGGTGCACGAGGGCGCGCAGGACTTGAACCTGGCGTTCCCGCACCATGGAGGGCTGCAGGCGCCGCCGGAGTTCCCCGCGTTCCCGAGCCTTGAGAGCAGCAGCGTCTGCAACCCCGGTGGCGCAATGGCGAGCAACGGCCGGTCCAGCGGCGCGGTGGGCGCGCTCTCTGCGATGGAGCTGCTCCGGAGCACCGGCTGCTATATGCCGCTGCAGGTGCCGATGCAGATGCCCCCGGACTACGCCACGCCGGGGTTCGCACTCGGTGAGTTtcgcgctccgccgccgccgccgccacagtCGTCCCAGAACGTGCTTGGGTTCTCGTTGGACGCTCACGGCTCGGTGGGCGGGCCTTCCCCGGCGGGGTTCGACTCCAGCTCCGGGTTGCAGGGCGTGCCGGAGAGCACGGGCCGGTTGCTGTTCCCGTTCGAGGACTTGAAGCCGACGGTTAACtctggtggcggtggaggcgcaAGCGgtggcggagacggcggccatCAGTTCGATCAAGGCAAGGAGCagaccggtggcggcggcccaggTGGGCATGACACGCCGGGGTTCTGGAACGGCatgatcggcggcggcggcggcggcacttCTTGGTAA
- the LOC102714011 gene encoding dof zinc finger protein 1-like isoform X2: MDAAHWHQGIGLVKPMEEMLMAANAGAGANPNPPAPAPSSATGGALRGGGGGAAAVAGGTGAGSTERRARPQKEKALNCPRCNSTNTKFCYYNNYSLQQPRYFCKTCRRYWTEGGSLRNVPVGGGSRKNKRSSSSSSAAASTANSVVTSASSMASTAGPAGAASKNPKLVHEGAQDLNLAFPHHGGLQAPPEFPAFPSLESSSVCNPGGAMASNGRSSGAVGALSAMELLRSTGCYMPLQVPMQMPPDYATPGFALGEFRAPPPPPPQSSQNVLGFSLDAHGSVGGPSPAGFDSSSGLQGVPESTGRLLFPFEDLKPTVNSGGGGGASGGGDGGHQFDQGKEQTGGGGPGGHDTPGFWNGMIGGGGGGTSW; the protein is encoded by the exons ATGGATGCGGCCCATTGGCACCAG GGGATAGGGCTGGTGAAGCCCATGGAGGAGATGCTGATGGCGGCGaacgcgggcgcgggcgcgaacCCGaatccgccggcgccggcgccgtcgtcggcaaCTGGGGGAGCACTgcggggtggcggcggtggcgcagcgGCAGTGGCAGGTGGCACGGGAGCGGGTAGCAcggagcggcgggcgcggccgcAGAAGGAGAAGGCGCTCAACTGCCCGCGGTGCAACTCGACGAACACCAAGTTCTGCTACTACAACAATTACAGCCTCCAGCAGCCGCGCTACTTCTGCAAGACGTGCCGGCGCTACTGGACGGAGGGCGGCTCGCTCCGCAACGtccccgtcggcggcggctcccGCAAGAACAagcgctcgtcgtcgtcgtcgtccgcggCCGCCTCCACGGCGAATTCCGTCGTCACGAGCGCGTCGTCCATGGCCAGCACGGCCGGACCCGCGGGTGCAGCGTCCAAGAACCCGAAGCTGGTGCACGAGGGCGCGCAGGACTTGAACCTGGCGTTCCCGCACCATGGAGGGCTGCAGGCGCCGCCGGAGTTCCCCGCGTTCCCGAGCCTTGAGAGCAGCAGCGTCTGCAACCCCGGTGGCGCAATGGCGAGCAACGGCCGGTCCAGCGGCGCGGTGGGCGCGCTCTCTGCGATGGAGCTGCTCCGGAGCACCGGCTGCTATATGCCGCTGCAGGTGCCGATGCAGATGCCCCCGGACTACGCCACGCCGGGGTTCGCACTCGGTGAGTTtcgcgctccgccgccgccgccgccacagtCGTCCCAGAACGTGCTTGGGTTCTCGTTGGACGCTCACGGCTCGGTGGGCGGGCCTTCCCCGGCGGGGTTCGACTCCAGCTCCGGGTTGCAGGGCGTGCCGGAGAGCACGGGCCGGTTGCTGTTCCCGTTCGAGGACTTGAAGCCGACGGTTAACtctggtggcggtggaggcgcaAGCGgtggcggagacggcggccatCAGTTCGATCAAGGCAAGGAGCagaccggtggcggcggcccaggTGGGCATGACACGCCGGGGTTCTGGAACGGCatgatcggcggcggcggcggcggcacttCTTGGTAA